A part of Aspergillus oryzae RIB40 DNA, chromosome 7 genomic DNA contains:
- a CDS encoding ESCRT-II subunit protein SNF8 (RNA polymerase II transcription factor complex subunit) translates to MASRRGVGLGAFANRSQASQSYANHGANLRSTHLSSLQAQLSVFQSLLHTFALEHSSTIKSNPTFRAEFARMCNAIGVDPLAASNVRGKNGRKGMGEGASFWTQIMGGDMNDFYFELAVRIVELCRDTRSENGGLIGVEECRKRVGKGKAIGSGLEVTDDDVLRAVKALEPLGSGFSIVRVGSKQYIRSVPKELNTDQATVLEVIQVLGYVSISMLRVNLNWEKARAQTVIDDLLADGLVWLDAQGEENEYWSPQNLLDDSG, encoded by the exons ATGGCGTCGCGTCGAGGTGTAGGACTAGGTGCTTTCGCAAACCGCTCCCAGGCTAGCCAATCGTACGCCAACCATGGCGCTAATCTACGTTCCACGCATCTCTCCTCCCTGCAAGCACAATTATCCGTGTTCCAGTCATTACTGCACACATTCGCATTAGAGCATAGCTCGACGATAAAGTCAAATCCAACGTTTCGTGCAGAGTTTGCTCGCATGTGCAATGCAATCGGTGTTGACCCACTTGCAGCGAGTAATGTCAGAGGCAAGAATGGTCGGAAGGGAATGGGTGAAGGGGCAAGTTTTTGGACGCAGATTATGGGCGGGGATATGAACGACTTTTACTTCGAACTTGCCGTCCGTATAGTAGAGCTTTGCCGAGACACGAGAAGTGAGAATGGAGGCTTGATAGGCGTCGAGGAGTGCCGTAAGCGAGTAGGTAAAGGCAAGGCTATAGGGAGCGGGTTGGAAGTAACTGA TGACGATGTTCTACGTGCCGTCAAGGCTTTGGAACCCTTGGGCTCGGGCTTTTCGATTGTCCGCGTTGGTAGCAAACAATACATCCGATCGGTCCCTAAAGAGCTTAATACAGACCAGGCGACCGTGCTCGAGGTTATTCAGGTCCTTGGCTACGTGAGTATATCCATGTTGCGAGTAAACTTAAATTGGGAAAAGGCTCGGGCGCAGACTGTTATTGATGACCTTCTGGCGGACGGTCTAGTGTGGCTTGATGCCCAaggtgaagagaatgagTATTGGTCACCACAGAATCTACTCGACGATAGTGGATGA
- the nip1 gene encoding translation initiation factor eIF3 core subunit c (translation initiation factor 3, subunit c (eIF-3c)) codes for MSRFFYGSGSDSDSSSDEEELLTDREEEEKSEEESSEEEEETSEEESSDDEGETGANRFLRDASESEESEDEEKVTVVKSAKDKRLEELEGIIKLIENAEKINDWAVISSEFDKLNRQVVKVTQSGPVPRIYVKAVADLEDFVNETITKQKSAKKMNASNSRGFNAVKQRIKKNNKEYATHIEKYRSDKDGYMEGKEEEAKPAIVAPRLTKVERVVEAPAAATSTDDGFATVGRGGKTLQYTPESILKHLRVIVESRGKKNTDRLEQIKTMEKLLEVAQTPYQRIRVYLTLLSTRFDISSTSSANYMSVDQWKLAEKELAALLSVLETNRDHVVTEGAEEWEDDEKQPQVKPGETLHIPGSIVSHVERLDDELTRSLQHIDPHTAEYIDRLSDEKQLYTNLVRVQAYIEGLVEAEKSDMRQDSLNRVVMRRLEHIYFKPSQVVTILEEGTWKALPSELDSKVTPRGNAGDVTGLVQTLCNYLFTYSDGIIRARAMLCQIYFLALHDQYYRSRDLMLMSHLTENISNFDVNTQILFNRTLVQIGLCAFRAGLIYEAQNTLSEVCGSGRQKELLAQGIILQRYSTVSPEQERLERQRQLPFHMHINLELLECIYLTSSMFLEVPLMAQTSSSPELKRRIISKTFRRMLDYNERQVFTGPAENTRDGVIMSAKFLAAGDWKKAAEMLNSIKIWDLMPQPDKIKEMLSQQIQEEGLRTYLFTYAPFYDSLSISTLSNMFELSEKKIAAIISRMISHEELAAALDQVNDAIVFRKGVELSRLQSQVVTLADKSMNLLEANEKTLEQRTQGMANAFQRDQGAGARGGRGPGRGGQARGGPRLPGGQQGRRPGGQQFSGGALGGAIKA; via the exons ATGTCGCGTTTCTTCTACGGTAGCGGTAGCGACAGCGATTCCAGCTCggatgaggaagagcttCTCACCGAtcgcgaggaggaggagaagtccGAGGAGGAATccagcgaagaggaggaggagacttcggaggaggaatcctccgatgacgagggtgAAACCGGTGCCAATCGTTTCTTGAGGGATGCATCGGAGAGCGAGGagagcgaggatgaggagaaagtAACGGTTGTGAAGAGTGCCAAGGATAAGAGGCTGGAGGAACTTGAGGGCATCATCAAGTTGATTGAAAATGCCGAGAAGATTAACGACTGGGCTGTTATCTCGTCAG AGTTCGATAAGCTTAACCGCCAGGTCGTGAAGGTTACGCAATCGGGCCCAGTTCCCAGGATTTATGTCAAAGCCGTTGCCGATCTCGAGGATTTCGTGAACGAGACTATTACGAAGCAGAAgtcagcgaagaagatgaacgCAAGCAACTCCAGGGGTTTCAATGCGGTCAAGCAACGTATtaagaagaacaacaaggagTACGCCACTCATATCGAGAAGTATCGCAGTGATAAGGATGGCTACATGGagggcaaggaagaggaggctaAGCCCGCCATCGTTGCCCCGCGCCTGACCAAGGTTGAGCGTGTAGTTGAAgcacctgcagcagcaacctcTACTGATGATGGTTTCGCTACTGTTGGCCGTGGTGGCAAGACCCTGCAGTACACCCCAGAGAGCATTCTTAAGCACCTCCGCGTCATTGTCGAATccagaggaaagaaaaatacagACCGCCTCGAGCAGATCAAAaccatggagaagctccTGGAGGTTGCTCAGACTCCTTACCAGCGCATTCGTGTCTACCTCACTCTTCTCTCTACCCGTTTCGACATCAGCTCTACGTCTTCCGCCAACTACATGAGTGTCGACCAATGGAAGCTTgctgagaaggagcttgCCGCTCTACTGTCTGTCCTCGAGACCAACCGCGACCATGTTGTCACTGAGGGAGCTGAAGAgtgggaagatgatgagaagcaACCCCAGGTCAAGCCAGGCGAGACCTTGCACATCCCAGGCAGCATCGTGTCTCATGTTGAGAGGCTCGACGACGAGCTGACTCGGTCCTTGCAACACATCGATCCCCACACTGCTGAATACATCGATCGTCTGAGCGATGAGAAGCAGCTGTATACCAACCTTGTTCGCGTTCAAGCTTACATTGAAGGCCTTGTCGAAGCTGAGAAGAGTGATATGCGCCAGGACAGCCTCAACCGGGTTGTCATGCGCAGGCTGGAGCACATTTACTTCAAGCCTTCTCAGGTTGTGACAATCCTGGAAGAGGGTACTTGGAAGGCACTTCCCTCCGAGTTGGACTCCAAGGTTACGCCTCGTGGAAATGCTGGTGACGTGACAGGACTGGTCCAGACCCTGTGCAACTATCTCTTCACTTACAGTGACGGTATCATCAGGGCCCGTGCCATGCTGTGCCAGATCTATTTCCTTGCCTTGCACGACCAGTATTACCGTTCTCGTGACTTGATGCTCATGTCTCATCTTACTGAGAATATCTCCAACTTCGACGTCAACACCCAGATTCTCTTCAACCGGACCCTGGTTCAAATCGGTCTGTGCGCATTCCGTGCCGGACTTATCTACGAAGCTCAAAATACGCTGTCCGAAGTTTGTGGCAGTGGCCGTCAGAAGGAACTTCTCGCTCAAggtatcatcctccagcgtTACTCTACTGTTTCTCCTGAGCAGGAGCGTCTTGAGCGTCAGCGTCAGCTGCCCTTCCACATGCACATCAaccttgaacttcttgagTGCATTTACCTTACCTCAAGCATGTTCTTGGAAGTCCCTCTCATGGCTcaaacctcttcttcacccgAGCTGAAGCGCCGTATCATCTCAAAGACCTTCCGTCGTATGTTGGATTACAATGAGCGTCAGGTATTCACTGGCCCTGCAGAGAACACTCGTGATGGTGTCATCATGAGCGCTAAGTTCCTTGCTGCGGGTGACTGGAAGAAGGCTGCAGAGATGCTTAACTCCATCAAGATCTGGGATCTGATGCCCCAGCCcgacaagatcaaggagaTGCTGTCTCAGCAGATCCAAGAAGAGGGCCTGAGAACTTACCTTTTCACATATGCTCCCTTCTACGACAGTCTCTCTATTTCCACCTTGTCAAACATGTTCGAGCTgtccgagaagaagattgccgcCATCATCAGCCGTATGATCTCTCATGAGGAGCTCGCCGCTGCTCTTGACCAGGTCAACGATGCCATTGTTTTCCGCAAGGGTGTCGAGCTGTCGCGTCTCCAGTCCCAGGTTGTTACTCTCGCCGACAAGTCGATGAACCTTCTGGAGGCCAACGAGAAGACTCTCGAGCAGCGCACTCAAGGCATGGCCAACGCTTTCCAGCGCGATCAGGGCGCCGGCGCCCGTGGAGGCCGTGGCCCTGGACGTGGAGGCCAAGCCCGTGGTGGACCCAGACTGCCTGGCGGCCAACAAGGTCGTCGGCCCGGTGGACAGCAATTCAGCGGTGGTGCATTGGGCGGAGCGATCAAGGCATAA
- a CDS encoding putative protein kinase Yak1 (dual-specificity tyrosine-phosphorylation regulated kinase), translating into MDSQWQPYQDPLMGRPAQLNNGLTSNPPQLGPKYGGQPQQSQPPVGYTYEAFQTPGIAAKPASTGMNSKSVSMASSPAATPRSRDYVTDADTTMEDADPYNRAKYSARPSHHSRPSSQYFPTEESSAARRYSPMNVLSPSMPYNTSPGKPHNAYAFPPGPNQTRRSPTRVPNYSSPPQPFQSPPCKLTSSCGLMKLAGSRAPRLPPLQPTDMSPEQFYPPSAGSQLSAPFGQDGRSPRSASISGGSQQPGRGPVPKFQKIKSVQELKPRVNAQPPFRRANPEGGFISPLQALTTHLPATYRICNPGFNYESSRNPRRVLTKPSKGVKNDGYDNEDSDYILYVNDILGSEEAGHKNRYLILDVLGQGTFGQVVKCQNLKTQEVVAVKVIKNKTAYFNQSMMEVSVLDLVSCPLLSTRVTCLLLSQLNSRYDKNDDHHLLRLKDTFIHRQHLCLVFEILSVNLYELIKQNQFRGLSTTLVRVFAQQLLNALSLLNKAHLIHCDLKPENILLKNLESPIIKVIDFGSACDERQTVYTYIQSRFYRSPEVLLGLPYVDIQCSLPPHDVHLRLTYSSAIDMWSLGCIVVELFLGLPLFPGSSEYNQVCRIVEMLGLPPTWMLEMGKQSGEFFEKTQDEFGRKTYRLKGLEQYSREHGTKEQPSKKYFQASTLEEIIRSYPMPRKNMKQAEIERELNNRVAFIDFVRGLLSINPLERWSPQQAKLHPFITQQKFTGPFVPPMNLKYSSLNKTVAPGIQQQQQAEAASKQRAAQAAHAQSAAQTAYSMQLNQFHTPTHAQPPPPMYNGVFTGHQQGAPPPYPTQQPPGYGHQMNLMPGQMPQSQYAPSQSLYAQATTRAGRQRASTMDPQGGGIPPTIQRVASHLDPNAPIRLQPSPAYYPPPPDGYVDAGAANQRRRGSRAGGTRNRDFIRTLEDGVLGGDGFMGQNQWH; encoded by the exons ATGGATTCGCAGTGGCAGCCATACCAGGATCCCTTAATGGGTCGTCCTGCGCAGTTGAATAATGGGTTGACGTCTAATCCACCGCAGCTCGGTCCCAAATACGGCGGTCAACCACAGCAGTCCCAACCGCCTGTGGGATACACCTACGAAGCCTTTCAAACCCCCGGAATCGCAGCAAAACCCGCGTCGACCGGTATGAACTCAAAATCCGTATCGATGGCGTCGTCTCCAGCTGCGACGCCACGTAGCCGCGATTATGTCACCGATGCAGACACGACAATGGAAGATGCGGATCCGTATAACCGGGCAAAATATTCAGCGAGGCCATCCCACCATAGCCGGCCTTCCTCCCAGTACTTTCCCACTGAGGAATCATCGGCCGCCCGTAGGTATTCTCCGATGAACGTGCTGTCACCATCGATGCCCTACAATACGAGTCCCGGAAAGCCTCACAACGCGTATGCCTTTCCTCCTGGGCCAAATCAAACTCGCCGTTCACCAACAAGGGTGCCGAATTACTCCTCGCCGCCTCAGCCGTTTCAGTCGCCTCCATGTAAGCTCACGTCTTCTTGCGGACTTATGAAGTTAG CTGGTTCACGCGCCCCGCGGCTTCCCCCTTTGCAGCCCACAGACATGAGCCCAGAGCAATTCTACCCCCCGTCGGCAGGATCTCAACTCAGTGCACCTTTTGGGCAAGATGGAAGATCTCCTCGCTCTGCGTCGATATCCGGCGGCAGCCAACAACCAGGTCGAGGCCCAGTACCAAAGTTCCAGAAGATCAAATCGGTTCAGGAGCTGAAGCCGCGCGTTAATGCGCAACCCCCATTTAGACGTGCTAACCCTGAGGGTGGCTTCATTAGT CCGCTCCAAGCCCTGACCACGCACCTCCCTGCTACATATCGGATATGCAACCCTGGCTTTAACTACGAATCCTCGAGAAACCCAAGGCGAGTTTTGACGAAGCCGAGCAAGGGAGTCAAGAATGATGGTTACGACAATGAGGACAGTGACTATATTCTGTACGTCAACGACATTTTGGGGAGCGAGGAAGCAGGCCACAA GAATCGCTACCTCATCCTCGATGTACTAGGACAGGGAACTTTTGGCCAAGTTGTGAAGTGCCAGAATCTAAAAACACAGGAAGTCGTGGCTGTCAAAGtaatcaagaacaagaccgCATACTTTAACCAAAGCATGATGGAGGTGTCTGTCTTGGATCTGGTAAGCTGCCCGTTACTCAGCACACGAGTCACATGCTTACTTCTATCGCAGCTCAACAGCAGATATGATAAGAATGATGACCACCATCTATTACGACTTAAGGACACGTTCATTCACCGACAGCATCTCTGTTTGGTATTTGAGATACTAAGTGTTAATCTTTACGAGTTAATCAAACAGAACCAATTCCGAGGGTTGAGTACGACACTAGTGCGTGTATTTGCTCAACAGCTCTTGAACGCGTTGAGCCTGTTGAACAAGGCGCACTTGATTCACTGCGACTTGAAGCCAGagaatatattattaaaaaa TCTTGAGAGTCCCATAATTAAGGTCATCGATTTTGGGTCTGCTTGTGATGAACGACAGACAGTGTACACATATATACAGTCAAGGTTTTACCGCTCTCCGGAGGTTCTCCTTGGATTACCGTACGTCGATATACAATGTTCTCTCCCACCCCATGATGTTCACCTGAGACTGAC TTATTCGTCGGCGATCGACATGTGGTCACTAGGATGTATCGTCGTTGAACTCTTCCTTGGtttgcctctctttccaGGATCTTCAGAATACAATCAGGTTTGCCGGATTGTGGAAATGCTAGGTCTGCCGCCAACGTGGATGTTAGAGATGGGGAAGCAGTCTGGTGAATTCTTCGAAAAGACCCAGGATGAGTttggaagaaagacatatCGCCTGAAAGGCCTGGAGCAATATTCGCGGGAGCATGGCACGAAGGAGCAGCCGAGCAAAAAATACTTTCAGGCGTCGACATTAGAAGAAATTATTCGAAGCTACCCGATGCCGAGAAAAAACATGAAACAAGCAGAAATTGAGCGAG AGCTAAACAACCGAGTGGCttttattgattttgttCGTGGCTTgttatcaatcaatccgCTGGAGCGCTGGTCTCCACAACAAGCCAAGCTGCATCCTTTCATTACGCAGCAGAAGTTTACAGGGCCTTTTGTACCTCCCATGAACCTAAAATACTCTTCTCTTAATAAGACTGTTGCTCCTGGTattcagcagcagcagcaggccGAGGCCGCAAGCAAACAAAGAGCGGCGCAAGCAGCACATGCTCAGTCAGCTGCACAGACTGCCTACTCGATGCAACTGAACCAGTTCCACACACCCACCCATGCCCAGCCCCCACCTCCCATGTACAACGGGGTGTTCACTGGCCACCAACAAGGCGCCCCTCCGCCGTACCCTACCCAGCAGCCACCTGGCTACGGTCATCAAATGAATCTAATGCCAGGTCAGATGCCTCAATCACAGTATGCACCGTCCCAGAGTCTCTATGCCCAGGCAACTACAAGAGCGGGTCGGCAACGTGCCTCCACGATGGACCCTCAGGGTGGCGGGATCCCACCAACTATTCAGCGAGTTGCTAGTCATCTCGACCCGAACGCACCCATTCGATTACAACCCAGCCCGGCATATTACCCTCCCCCTCCTGACGGATACGTTGACGCCGGTGCTGCGAATCAAAGACGACGAGGGAGTCGCGCAGGTGGCACACGTAACCGGGACTTCATTAGGACACTTGAAGACGGCGTATTAGGGGGAGATGGTTTCATGGGCCAGAACCAGTGGCACTAA
- a CDS encoding DNA-dependent ATPase RAD26 (transcription-coupled repair protein CSB/RAD26 (contains SNF2 family DNA-dependent ATPase domain)) produces MEAEPDSLSQNEHPKDERAMLLGAVSSAIPVHSDQVPATGTDETSRLRELQADVRDQDDLERDISRQPIGTSARVRLHNEIQKLETRNAALANDLKEIQQRINERHEGQESGGPAMGTGRMPNESRRDYLIRTGKITPFSKMSTGPNEGPLASLHDALIDAEDERDEREALEQVRNRSAVSHRNLSPSEDEEDFVPEGTPPRSASRSKAKKTPDDVEDFSGLDDGNEKVYQSRLQSWVTRRSAARKRALQGSTDAHEHEEQEEWFMPHPTVPDVDYDNGYRIPGDIYPLLFDYQKTGVQWLWELQQQQVGGIIGDEMGLGKTIQVISFLAGLHYSKKLTKPVIIVCPATVMKQWVNEFHRWWPPFRVSILHTSGSGMVNIRNESSREDALLSQTWDSRRSLGGLKAGRKVVKRVVEEGHVLVTTYSGLQTYTPLLIPVEWGCAVLDEGHKIRNPNTSITIHCKELRTPHRIILSGTPMQNNLTELWSLFDFVFPMRLGTLVNFRNQFEFPIRQGGYANASNLQVQTAAKCAETLKDAISPYLLQRFKIDVAADLPKKSEQVLFCKLTKLQRQAYKSFLGSEEMQSILRGRRQVLYGVDILRKICNHPDLQSHKLTSHKAGYGNPDKSGKMQVVKSLLELWKDTGHKTLLFAQHRIMLDILQKFVESLSGFNYRRMDGTTPIAHRQSMVDEFNNNPDLHVFLLTTKVGGLGVNLTGADRVIIYDPDWNPSTDVQARERAWRLGQKRDVTVYRLMTAGTIEEKIYHRQIFKQFLTNKILKDPKQRQTFQLSDLHDLFSLGEDGQGPTETSKIFKEADITYKEGGSTTTQQTCTGTRVQSHPRNQQDEKKDVSLVEGIASIENFQGDSEPPSDRDQGPPGANKESRIMEGIFARSGVHSAVEHDQIVNGKRVVRADPKIIEAEAKKVAAEAAEELHRAGEAARSVPIGTPTWTGQFGLAGRPEEPAARPAFGGGWTERSR; encoded by the exons ATGGAGGCCGAGCCGGACTCCTTATCTCAGAACGAGCACCCCAAGGACGAACGAGCGATGCTCTTGGGGGCAGTCTCGTCAGCGATTCCAGTTCACTCAGATCAAGTTCCTGCAACGGGCACAGATGAAACGAGCCGTCTACGGGAGCTTCAAGCCGACGTTCGCGACCAGGATGACCTCGAGAGAGATATATCTCGTCAG CCCATCGGTACATCTGCTCGGGTCCGCCTACATAATGAGATTCAAAAATTAGAAACCCGTAATGCCGCGTTGGCGAATGACCTTAAAGAGATACAGCAACGCATTAATGAAAGACATGAAGGACAGGAGTCTGGTGGACCGGCTATGGGGACAGGTCGAATGCCTAATGAATCTCGCAGAGATTATCTCATCCGCACAGGGAAGATCACACCATTCTCTAAAATGAGTACCGGCCCGAATGAGGGACCCCTTGCTAGTCTGCATGACGCTCTCATCGACGCCGAGGACGAGCgtgatgaaagagaagcatTGGAACAAGTCCGAAACCGATCTGCGGTATCTCACCGAAACCTT tcGCCAtcagaagacgaggaggactTTGTACCCGAGGGAACGCCGCCACGATCCGCAAGCCGAAGTAAGGCTAAGAAGACCCCGGACGATGTAGAGGATTTCAGCGGGCTGGACGATGGAAACGAGAAGGTCTATCAATCCAGGCTTCAAAGCTGGGTCACACGAAGGAGTGCTGCGCGGAAGCGTGCTCTGCAGGGTAGTACAGACGCTCATGAACATGAAGAACAGGAGGAGTGGTTCATGCCTCATCCCACTGTACCCGACGTGGACTATGACAACGGATATCGTATTCCTGGTGACATTTATCCCCTTTTGTTTGACTATCAGAAGACAGGGGTGCAATGGCTATGGGAattgcagcagcagcaagtAGGAGGAATTATTGGAGATGAAATGGGACTTGGAAAAACAATTCAAGTCATTTCTTTCCTGGCTGGGCTTCACTACAGCAAAAAGCTAACAAAGCCGGTCATTATCGTGTGCCCCGCAACTGTCATGAAGCAGTGGGTTAATGAATTCCACCGCTGGTGGCCGCCTTTTCGTGTCTCAATTTTGCATACCTCCGGCAGTGGGATGGTAAATATTCGAAATGAGAGTAGTAGGGAAGATGCGCTTTTGTCTCAGACGTGGGATAGTCGCCGCAGTCTGGGTGGGCTGAAAGCCGGGAGAAAAGTCGTCAAACGTGTGGTAGAGGAGGGTCATGTGCTGGTGACCACGTACTCCGGCCTGCAGACCTACACCCCTCTTCTAATTCCAGTGGAATGGGGGTGTGCTGTGCTTGACGAGGGCCATAAGATCCGTAATCCCAACACTTCGATCACTATCCATTGCAAGGAACTCCGGACACCACATCGGATCATTCTATCAGGCACACCGATGCAGAATAACCTGACAGAGCTTTGGTCATTGTTCGACTTTGTTTTCCCAATGCGTCTGGGGACCTTAGTGAACTTTCGAAATCAGTTCGAGTTCCCCATCCGTCAAGGCGGATATGCTAATGCTTCGAACTTGCAAGTGCAAACAGCAGCGAAATGTGCAGAGACTTTAAAAGATGCCATTAGCCCGTATCTCCTGCAGCGATTCAAGATCGATGTTGCCGCGGACCTTCCTAAGAAGAGCGAGCAAGTGTTGTTCTGTAAGCTCACAAAGTTGCAGAGACAAGCGTATAAGTCATTCCTTGGCTCTGAAGAGATGCAATCTATTCTCAGAGGCCGTAGGCAAGTGTTATATGGAGTGGATATTTTGCGGAAAATTTGCAATCACCCAGACTTACAGAGCCACAAGCTTACGTCGCACAAAGCAGGTTATGGTAACCCTGATAAATCGGGCAAAATGCAAGTCGTCAAGTCACTCCTCGAGCTGTGGAAGGATACGGGCCATAAGACCCTTCTATTTGCACAACATCGTATCATGTTGGACATCCTTCAAAAATTTGTAGAATCTCTATCGGGGTTCAATTACCGGCGGATGGATGGCACCACACCTATTGCCCATCGGCAATCGATGGTTGACGAGTTTAACAATAATCCGGACCTTCACGTGTTTCTCCTTACCACCAAGGTAGGTGGACTGGGAGTAAATCTAACAGGGGCTGATCGGGTGATCATTTATGATCCCGACTGGAATCCGTCAACCGATGTGCAAGCCCGTGAGCGAGCATGGCGGCTTGGACAAAAGCGGGACGTTACAGTGTATAGATTAATGACCGCCGGGACAATCGAGGAAAAGATTTATCATCGACAAATTTTCAAGCAATTCCTCACcaacaagatattgaaggaTCCTAAACAGCGCCAGACTTTTCAACTAAGCGATCTGCACGACTTATTttctcttggagaagatggtcaaGGTCCAACGGAAACAAGCAAGATTTTCAAAGAAGCCGATATCACCTACAAAGAGGGTGGTAGCACGACCACTCAGCAGACATGCACGGGTACCCGCGTACAGAGTCACCCACGGAACCaacaggatgagaagaaagatgtTAGCCTTGTTGAAGGTATAGCATCAATTGAGAACTTCCAGGGCGACTCGGAGCCGCCGAGCGACAGAGACCAGGGACCTCCCGGTGCTAATAAGGAGTCGCGTATCATGGAGGGCATTTTTGCCCGCTCTGGCGTTCATTCCGCTGTGGAACATGATCAGATCGTGAATGGCAAGCGTGTTGTGCGGGCGGATCCCAAGATTATCGAAGCGGAAGCGAAGAAGGTCGCCGCCGAAGCCGCCGAGGAGCTGCACCGAGCGGGAGAGGCAGCACGGTCTGTGCCCATTGGGACGCCAACATGGACAGGTCAGTTCGGACTTGCCGGGAGGCCGGAGGAGCCCGCAGCGCGCCCGGCCTTCGGTGGAG GGTGGACGGAACGGTCGAGGTAA
- a CDS encoding uncharacterized protein (predicted protein) has product MKFFSSLALLVSAVAANPILRTRDTPKNFHLKTTGADNSAHNDLYVYGYHTGAGFNDAVLTSDVGTASPAFLNGTNVQFSLDTPFPWGLVMRPQNNYGAWEPVEINTGYGSGSFSINDDSLEWSEQQGFGGWLVCDWYHNAPQLFYLYKYREPTIPSSCSKVQLAVEPVS; this is encoded by the exons ATGaagttcttctcttcgctCGCTCTGCTGGTCTCCGCCGTTGCGGCCAACCCCATTCTCCGTACCCGCGACACACCTAAGAACTTCCATCTCAAGACCACTGGCGCTGACAACTCAGCACACAACGACCTCTACGTCTACGGCTACCACACCGGTGCTGGATTCAACGATGCTGTTCTCACTTCGGACGTTGGCACCGCGAGCCCGGCCTTCCTGAACGGCACGAATGTCCAGTTCAGTCTCGACACACCTTTCCCTTGGGGATTGGTAATGCGACCACAGAACAACTACGGTG CGTGGGAGCCGGTCGAGATCAACACTGGGTATGGTAGCGGTAGTTTCTCCATCAACGATGACAGCCTGGAGTGGTCGGAACAGCAGGGATTCGGTGGCTGGTTGG TCTGCGACTGGTACCACAATGCGCCCCAGCTCTTCTATCTGTACAAGTACCGCGAGCCTACCATTCCCTCCTCCTGCAGCAAGGTTCAACTCGCCGTCGAGCCAGTTTCCTAA
- a CDS encoding uncharacterized protein (predicted protein) yields MRSFALLPVLCLLVLLGMVSAWPHPHGEVVARAETTSAETAADKATTGAAATTEQSATKTESQSDATETGKKTGKETGTATGTKTGTATGKSTKTGTDASSTSIDPRDPVGGISMLTSAGATTYYKIGEYVTFQWKYTSLQVTPSAVNVVASCSKNSETYTIASNMSVSETGKVVWDTKKYQSNATVPLLTATYTLYVYDVNSTLGDTASAGHLGSQIGYNFGMYTPQSYTPLDHYICATCNSALTSTERNAIKFAVGMAAITVASFTWFASGTGAFST; encoded by the exons ATGCGGTCcttcgctcttcttcctgtaTTATGTCTCCTGGTCTTGCTGGGCATGGTCTCGGCTTGGCCACACCCGCATGGTGAAGTCGTGGCTAGAGCGG AAACAACATCTGCAGAGACTGCTGCCGATAAAGCAACAACAGGTGCCGCTGCTACCACTGAGCAGAGCGCCACGAAGACCGAATCCCAGAGTGATGCCACAGAAACCGGGAAAAAGACAGGCAAAGAGACAGGGACAGCGACTGGCACAAAGACTGGAACAGCGACGGGCAAGTCGACGAAGACGGGCACCGATGCCTCCTCTACCTCGATCGATCCTCGGGACCCCGTGGGTGGTATTTCGATGCTGACGTCCGCCGGAGCCACCACCTACTACAAGATCGGCGAATATGTGACCTTCCAATGGAAATACACCTCGCTTCAAGTGACACCGTCGGCCGTCAACGTTGTCGcatcctgcagcaagaaCAGTGAAACGTATACCATCGCCAGCAACATGAGCGTCTCGGAAACTGGGAAGGTTGTCTGGGATACCAAGAAATACCAATCTAATGCGACGGTTCCGCTGTTGACGGCGACGTACACCTTGTATGTCTATGATGTGAACTCTACGCTTGGAGACACTGCTTCTGCTGGACACTTGGGCTCGCAAATCGGCTACAACTTCGGAATGTACACTCCTCAGTCTTACACCCCTCTTGACC ATTACATCTGTGCTACTTGTAACAGTGCCCTCACCAGCACCGAACGTAATGCGATCAAGTTCGCCGTCGGCATGGCCGCTATCACCGTCGCATCCTTCACCTGGTTCGCAAGCGGCACCGGTGCCTTCTCTACGTAA